One part of the Phaenicophaeus curvirostris isolate KB17595 chromosome 2, BPBGC_Pcur_1.0, whole genome shotgun sequence genome encodes these proteins:
- the TRIM54 gene encoding tripartite motif-containing protein 54 isoform X1: protein MNFAVGLKPLLAEARSMESLEKQLICPICLEMFSKPVVILPCQHNLCRKCANDVFQASNPLWQSRGPSAVPSGGRFRCPSCRHEVVLDRHGVYGLQRNLLVENIIDIYKQESARPLHAKAEQHLMCEEHEDERINIYCLRCEAPTCSLCKVFGAHKDCEVAPLPAVYQRQKSELSDGIAMLVAGNDRIQAIITQMEEICHTIEENGRRQKQHLGLRFDALYGILEERKKELLQSIAQEQEEKLQHVRGLIRQYGDHLEASSKLVESAIQAMEEPQMAVYLQHSKELLKKIIDMSKVPMSSRPEPGYERMDHFSVNVDCVAEMLRTIEFQTEPLAEEETDGAGDGSEATGDEERLDSVEATEATEDVGPRQKPASSPHGQH, encoded by the exons ATGAACTTCGCAGTGGGGCTGAAGCCGCTGCTGGCGGAGGCGCGGAGCATGGAGagcctggagaagcagctgatctGCCCCATCTGCCTGGAGATGTTCTCCAAGCCCGTGGTTATCCTGCCCTGCCAGCACAACCTCTGCCGCAAGTGCGCCAACGACGTCTTCCAG gcgTCCAACCCGCTGTGGCAGTCGCGGGGTCCCAGCGCGGTGCCGTCGGGGGGCCGGTTCCGCTGCCCGTCGTGCCGGCACGAGGTGGTGCTGGACCGGCACGGGGTGTACGGGCTGCAGCGGAACCTGCTGGTGGAGAACATCATCGACATCTACAAGCAGGAGTCCGCCAG GCCCTTGCACGCCAAGGCCGAGCAGCACCTAATGTGCGAGGAGCACGAGGACGAACGCATCAACATCTACTGCCTGCGCTGCGAGGCGCCCACCTGCTCCCTCTGCAAGGTCTTCGGGGCACACAAGGACTGCGAGGTCGCCCCGCTGCCGGCCGTGTACCAGCGACAGAAG AGCGAGCTCAGTGACGGCATCGCCATGCTGGTGGCAGGCAACGACCGCATCCAGGCCATCATCACTCAGATGGAGGAGATCTGCCACACCATTGAG GAGAACGGGCGGCGGCAGAAGCAGCACCTGGGGCTGCGCTTCGACGCGCTGTACGGCATCCTGGAGGAGCGGAAGAAGGAGCTGCTGCAAAGCATCgcgcaggagcaggaggagaagctgcagcaCGTGCGGGGCCTCATCCGGCAGTACGGAGACCACCTAGAGGCCTCCTCCAAGCTGGTGGAGTCAGCCATCCAGGCCATGGAGGAGCCCCAGATGGCCGTGTACCTCCAG CACTCCAAGGAGCTCCTGAAGAA GATCATAGACATGTCCAAGGTGCCCATGAGCAGCCGACCCGAGCCAGGCTACGAGCGCATGGACCACTTCTCTGTCAACGTGGACTGTGTGGCCGAGATGCTGCGGACCATCGAGTTCCAGACAG AGCCGCTGGCTGAGGAGGAGACGGACGGAGCAGGGGACGGCAGCGAGGCCACGGGCGACGAGGAACGGCTGGACAGCGTGGAGGCCACTGAAGCCACCGAGG ATGTGGGGCCGAGGCAGAAGCCGGCAAGCTCCCCCCATG GTCAGCACTGA
- the TRIM54 gene encoding tripartite motif-containing protein 54 isoform X2 — protein MNFAVGLKPLLAEARSMESLEKQLICPICLEMFSKPVVILPCQHNLCRKCANDVFQASNPLWQSRGPSAVPSGGRFRCPSCRHEVVLDRHGVYGLQRNLLVENIIDIYKQESARPLHAKAEQHLMCEEHEDERINIYCLRCEAPTCSLCKVFGAHKDCEVAPLPAVYQRQKSELSDGIAMLVAGNDRIQAIITQMEEICHTIEENGRRQKQHLGLRFDALYGILEERKKELLQSIAQEQEEKLQHVRGLIRQYGDHLEASSKLVESAIQAMEEPQMAVYLQHSKELLKKIIDMSKVPMSSRPEPGYERMDHFSVNVDCVAEMLRTIEFQTEPLAEEETDGAGDGSEATGDEERLDSVEATEATEGQH, from the exons ATGAACTTCGCAGTGGGGCTGAAGCCGCTGCTGGCGGAGGCGCGGAGCATGGAGagcctggagaagcagctgatctGCCCCATCTGCCTGGAGATGTTCTCCAAGCCCGTGGTTATCCTGCCCTGCCAGCACAACCTCTGCCGCAAGTGCGCCAACGACGTCTTCCAG gcgTCCAACCCGCTGTGGCAGTCGCGGGGTCCCAGCGCGGTGCCGTCGGGGGGCCGGTTCCGCTGCCCGTCGTGCCGGCACGAGGTGGTGCTGGACCGGCACGGGGTGTACGGGCTGCAGCGGAACCTGCTGGTGGAGAACATCATCGACATCTACAAGCAGGAGTCCGCCAG GCCCTTGCACGCCAAGGCCGAGCAGCACCTAATGTGCGAGGAGCACGAGGACGAACGCATCAACATCTACTGCCTGCGCTGCGAGGCGCCCACCTGCTCCCTCTGCAAGGTCTTCGGGGCACACAAGGACTGCGAGGTCGCCCCGCTGCCGGCCGTGTACCAGCGACAGAAG AGCGAGCTCAGTGACGGCATCGCCATGCTGGTGGCAGGCAACGACCGCATCCAGGCCATCATCACTCAGATGGAGGAGATCTGCCACACCATTGAG GAGAACGGGCGGCGGCAGAAGCAGCACCTGGGGCTGCGCTTCGACGCGCTGTACGGCATCCTGGAGGAGCGGAAGAAGGAGCTGCTGCAAAGCATCgcgcaggagcaggaggagaagctgcagcaCGTGCGGGGCCTCATCCGGCAGTACGGAGACCACCTAGAGGCCTCCTCCAAGCTGGTGGAGTCAGCCATCCAGGCCATGGAGGAGCCCCAGATGGCCGTGTACCTCCAG CACTCCAAGGAGCTCCTGAAGAA GATCATAGACATGTCCAAGGTGCCCATGAGCAGCCGACCCGAGCCAGGCTACGAGCGCATGGACCACTTCTCTGTCAACGTGGACTGTGTGGCCGAGATGCTGCGGACCATCGAGTTCCAGACAG AGCCGCTGGCTGAGGAGGAGACGGACGGAGCAGGGGACGGCAGCGAGGCCACGGGCGACGAGGAACGGCTGGACAGCGTGGAGGCCACTGAAGCCACCGAGG GTCAGCACTGA
- the UCN gene encoding urocortin yields the protein MRRALLALLLLLLARPDGSVPAAGAEARGRPVWPVPPAPEPWRARREEPPLSIDLTFHLLRHLLLLARAQSQRARADANRRILDAVGR from the coding sequence ATGCGCCGGGCGCTGCTCgcccttctgctgctgctgctcgccCGCCCCGACGGCTCCGTCCCGGCGGCGGGGGCCGAGGCGCGGGGCCGCCCGGTGTGGCCGGTGCCGCCGGCCCCGGAGCCGTGGCGGGCGCGGCGGGAGGAGCCGCCGCTCTCCATCGACCTCACCTTCCACCTCCTGCGGCACCTGCTGCTGCTCGCCCGAGCCCAGAGCCAGCGCGCCCGCGCCGACGCCAATCGCCGCATCCTCGACGCCGTGGGGCGCTGA